The proteins below come from a single Eucalyptus grandis isolate ANBG69807.140 chromosome 3, ASM1654582v1, whole genome shotgun sequence genomic window:
- the LOC120291633 gene encoding uncharacterized protein LOC120291633: MECGIKPLKFDDSVDVDSTYYRSLIRSLRYLTWMRLDIMYSVGIGSRFMKKLKSSLLKAAKRKLRTSKFFMNNANVTMFNITSFEIRLKRMRLKCCMKIEDQVVADIFTKPLKIDALRKFKSLLGMIDEREFGLRES, translated from the exons ATGGAGTGTGGAATCAAGCCTTTGAAGTTTGATGATAGTGTTGATGTTGATTCGACATATTATAGAAGCTTGATTAGGAGTTTGAGATACTTGACATGGATGAGACTGGATATTATGTATAGTGTTGGAATTGGGAGTCGATTTATGAAGAAGCTAAAGTCATCTCTTCTTAAAGCTGCAAAGAGGAAACTTCGTACATCAAAG tttttcatgaaCAATGCAAATGTAACGATGTTCAATATCACTTCATTCGAGATCAGGTTAAAGAGAATGAGGTTGAAGTGTTGCATGAAGATAGAAGATCAAGTAGTAGCGGATATTTTTACTAAACCTCTCAAGATCGATGCTCTCCGGAAGTTCAAGAGCTTACTTGGAATGATCGATGAAAGAGAATTTGGTTTGAGGGAGTCttag